The DNA sequence gtaagccccTGCACTACACAACCATCATGAGTCGACGGGTCTGTGCTGTGCTGGTGGCTATGGCCTGGGTGGGGTCCTGTGTGCACTCTTTAGCTCAGATTTTTCTTGCCTTGAGTTTACCCTTCTGTGGTCCCAATGTGATTGATCACTATTTTTGTGACTTGCAGCCCTTGTTGAAACTTGCCTGTGCAGACACCTATGTGATCAATCTCCTGTTGGTGTCCAATAGTGGGGCCATTTGTACAGTGAGTTTTGTCATGCTGATGTGCTCCTATGTTATCATCTTGTATTCtctgagaaaccacagtgctgAAGGGAGGAGAAAAGCCCTCTCCACCTGCATCTCCCACATCGTTGTGGTCATCTTGTTCTTTGGTCCttgcatatttatatacacacgCCCTGCAACCACCTTCCCCATGGATAAGATGATAGCTGTGTTTTATACACTTGGAACACCTTTGATCAATCCTCTGATTTACACACTGAGGAATGCAGAAGTGAAAAATGCCATGAGGAAGTTATGGAGGAAGAAGTTGATCTCAGATGACAAAAGATGAATgggagtttcatttttttttcatagtttgttTTTGTCTAGACATCCATTAAGaatgttatctttttattgtggtgttAACATAATCAGGGGACAtgagaattcattctttgaaGAATGAACACATACACTGGTTAGTATTGAGTCAGTGTCATGTACAGGAAGAGATAGCAACCACGTCAAGACACATGCCTTAGTGTGTTCACTAAGTTCACTGCTGTGACTCTGCAGCTCTTTCCTGCCTAGCATCACTGTGGTTGTGATCTAGTGATTTCCCTGCCCGTATTCATTTTGACTTCAGGTGTTCTCTGTTTAGAGTTATACTTTCATATGCTTATATCCACAGCCTGGCAGGCTTTTCCTCCTTCAAATAACTTCCTTGTATTAGACACTTCAGTCACATCATGTCTGATCATGGACCTTAAACTTGGTTCTTCTTCTTGGTTGACTGAGCAGAAAGCACCAGATTCAAATAATTGCACAATCTTCATGTTTTAACGGACAATCTGAAAGCTAGGtaatttcccttctatttcttgGGGGTTATACTTCAATTTcttctcatatttatttaaatccttCTAGAAGAGTGGCAGACGTAGTGTGAATATTCACCTTTCTGAAGGAATTTTTTTACCTTAGGAAGGTTTTGATAGTTGGGGTTGTAATCGTATTATTCTTTTCATAAAAACTACTTTTTGCTTCTACAATGATCACTTCTAATTTGGGGGAAGCATTAAGTTTTTTATTGGGTCAtacaaattataataatttgtttataCTATTGGGTTATTATGATTATAGCATAGATGGCCCAAATTAATAAGGGCTAGAAGTAAAGCATACAAGCAACCAATGGTTGAAAAGGGAATTTGAATGTAATAACGGATTAAGATCATGAAAACTCAGAGGAGTCTTTTTAGGCTTTGAAACAGAAATAGTTACACTGCAGGTATGAATGATCTTGGTGAGCtttaatataatttagaaaagaagGTAACTTGAGAGAGACCGAGATATTTGGATAAAAACTGTATTATGCAATGGAGAGGGATAGCACCTTTTGTCACCATCCACCAACGTTGCATTATTGAGTTACATGATCCCTAAGAATTTTTCAATTTCAATCTATTTTCgtatttgcttttttatccatatAGAATATTTAacatgagtatttttattttgaacaatttttatttataaattactaaattatgtttaaattacTAAGTTTGTATTAACTTTATCGTACTAGGAACATTAGAACATCCTagcttgaggggcacctggctggctcagtcagtagagtgtgtgactcttgatctcagggtcatgagttatTGTCCCATTtaggtgtagagcctacttaaaataaaaattaaaaaaaggaaaaaagaacttcttagcttgaaaaaacaaaactaaacaaaagaaaaacaatcatctctttctctgtgtgggAATGGAATCCCGTGAATTCCACAATGAACACTAGtgacatatatacataatttttttttcagattcataATTAATCCATCTCAAGCAGTTTATCATTGATCATAGCTGCTGATTTTCCTCTTGCAAGGGTCACACTTTAGTAGATCTTAGTTGGCAGAGTTTTAGTTGAAGTCCTCTTCTATTTCAAGACAAGGCATATATGAAAAGGTGAATACGTTGGATCTAATTTAGGTACTGCCCCAAGACACTCTATTCAAAATGTCTTCTGGACATGCTTCTGATATGGAGTTCCCATGGCTGCTGTTACCATGTTTCTTGCCAACAGAGATCATGATCTAATTGTGGTTCAGAATTTTGTGATAAAGGCAGTGGAAATGCAAAGCTGATGGAATGTGCAACCtcaccaggattttttttttttttgatgtcacTGTTTTGATAGGGAAAGAGTAGGACTCTGACATCTAAAGTAGATGCATTTCTGTGGTGAAGAGGTAGAGCTATGAACTCAGAGATGATCTTGCATCCTCTTGGTTGTCATAAGTAGCTCCCTCTCCCTTGAAAGAGGGCAGCAACAGTCTTCCCTTGCCTAGACACTTGTGATTACCTCATTGGAGCAAGTATTCAGACAATGATATTTGGTTTTCTCCTGAGATTCCTCCCATACCCTTCATTGCTTCCAAACATCTAACTAGGTTCAAGTCACAGGGAAGACCAAGCAAGAAAGTCCAGTCTTGCTCTAGGACGATATGTCATACATGAGAGAATTGAAGGATTCTATGGTCACCATGTACAAGTGTGACCTAGGGGAACACTTAATGATGGGGGTGTTTTCACAGTGTGTTGAAGTAGAAGTTTGGAGTTGAGGTCTATCCTGATCGGCTTGTTCTGCAGACCCACATCATTGGAGATGCCTCATCA is a window from the Ursus arctos isolate Adak ecotype North America unplaced genomic scaffold, UrsArc2.0 scaffold_23, whole genome shotgun sequence genome containing:
- the LOC113249746 gene encoding olfactory receptor 4C16-like, translating into MQLNNNVTEFILLGLTQDPVRKKIVFVIFLLFYLGTLLGNFLIITTIKTSQTLGSPMYFFLFHLSLSDTCFCTSIAPRMIVDALLKKTTISFSECMIQVFSFHFFGCLEIFILILMAADRYVAICKPLHYTTIMSRRVCAVLVAMAWVGSCVHSLAQIFLALSLPFCGPNVIDHYFCDLQPLLKLACADTYVINLLLVSNSGAICTVSFVMLMCSYVIILYSLRNHSAEGRRKALSTCISHIVVVILFFGPCIFIYTRPATTFPMDKMIAVFYTLGTPLINPLIYTLRNAEVKNAMRKLWRKKLISDDKR